The following nucleotide sequence is from Nitratidesulfovibrio termitidis HI1.
AAAGGTACAGCGGGGTGAACAACTGGATGGTGCGACCGAAGTGGCGCACGGTCAGTTCGCGGGCGCGACGGGCCATGGGCTCCAGTTGCGTGGCCGCCGCCGGTGAAAGCAGGGTCAGCAGGTCGTGCGGGGAAAGACGTTCCTTGCGCAGCACGCGGGCAACATCGTCCGGGGTGGCAACATCCATGAAGGCGCGCAGGGGGGCGTCCGCCACGTGGGGGGTCCATTCGCGGACCACGTCGTACATGCTCATGTCCTGCTCCTTGTGCGGAAAGACGCGGGGGACGGCAAACGCGGGATAAAGACAGGTCAGCCAGACCGGTCAAACAAATCGGCCAGGCAGACTGAGCAGGCAGACTGGGCAGGCACTGCGGGCAGGCTGGCATGCCCCGCCGCAACGTCCGCCCCTTCGCCGCTATTCCCCCAGAAAGCCCGTCAGCGGCGACGAGGCGCTGGCCCCGTCCGCAGTCGCCGTGGCCACCGGCCCCGCGCCCGAACGATACGCCGCGCGCCCGGCGCGCACCGCCTCGCCAAAGGCGCGGGCCATGGCCACCGGGTTGCCCGCCGTGGCGATGGCTGTGTTCACGAGACACGCGGCGGCGCCCATTTCCATGGCCTCGCAGGCCTGCGAGGGCTTGCCGATGCCCGCGTCCACGATGACCGGCAGGTCGATTTCCTCGATGAGCACGCCGATCATCTCTGCCGTGCGCAACCCCCGGTTGGTGCCGATGGGCGCGCCCAGCGGCATCACGGCGGCGGCTCCGGCGTTGACCAGGTCGCGCGCCACGTACAGGTCCGGGTTCATGTACGGCAGCACCACAAAGCCTTCCCTGGCCAGCGTTTCCGTGGCGCGGGCCGTGGCGTAGCCGTCCGGCAGCAGAAAGCGGCTGTCGGAAATGATCTCGATCTTGATCCAGTTGCCGCACCCGGCGGCCTGCGCCAGCCGGGCGATGCGGACGGCCTCTTCGGCCGTCCGCGCGCCGGAGGTGTTCGGCAGCAGCCGCATGTGCGGCGGAATGTGGGCCAGCACGTTGGATTTGGGATTGGCCAGATCCACGCGCCGCAGCGCCACGGTGATGACCTGGGAGCCCGA
It contains:
- a CDS encoding thiazole synthase; protein product: MTHDTHDNDTLVIGGTALTSRLFIGTGKYGTDSLIPDVAGASGSQVITVALRRVDLANPKSNVLAHIPPHMRLLPNTSGARTAEEAVRIARLAQAAGCGNWIKIEIISDSRFLLPDGYATARATETLAREGFVVLPYMNPDLYVARDLVNAGAAAVMPLGAPIGTNRGLRTAEMIGVLIEEIDLPVIVDAGIGKPSQACEAMEMGAAACLVNTAIATAGNPVAMARAFGEAVRAGRAAYRSGAGPVATATADGASASSPLTGFLGE